A portion of the Lolium rigidum isolate FL_2022 chromosome 1, APGP_CSIRO_Lrig_0.1, whole genome shotgun sequence genome contains these proteins:
- the LOC124684695 gene encoding uncharacterized protein LOC124684695, which yields MPTSSILALHLLRPLATEHPLFIQGLSDRTSAPEKLDVDYQPVPSPCMPAKWSFSSFRQTQGKTQNRPNTPCRLHWFIDVNPKTYQWKILARIGHIWENRDQQTRRNMYKLGLIVVDSEMIFCSFQQSNYFSPYSLHKVKIGCVYFTARDKVLKVVFMDPELLICDFSVLSCEDGWGWPT from the exons ATGCCGACCAGTTCGATTCTGGCTCTCCATCTGTTGCGGCCGCTTGCCACCGAGCATCCCCTTTTCATCCAGGGCCTCAGCGATAGAACCAGTGCTCCTGAAAAGCTAGATGTTGATTACCAGCCAGTTCCATCGCCATGCATGCCAGCAAAATGGAGCTTCAGTTCATTCAGGCAAACACAGGGGAAAACACAG AACCGACCAAACACACCATGCAGACTTCATTGGTTTATAGATGTAAACCCAAAGACCTATCAATGGAAAATCCTCGCACGCATTGGCCACATTTGGGAAAATAGAGACCAACAAACACGGCGGAATATGTACAAGCTAGGGCTCATTGTTGTGGACTCTGAGATGATATTCTGCAGTTTTCAGCAGTCAAATTATTTTTCTCCTTATTCTCTTCACAAAGTGAAGATAGGTTGTGTCTACTTCACTGCTAGGGATAAG GTTCTAAAAGTTGTGTTCATGGATCCAGAGCTTCTAATATGTGACTTTTCAGTTCTCAG TTGTGAAGATGGATGGGGCTGGCCAACATGA